The window GAGGTATAATGAAATTGAACAAGCTGGCTATGACGATGCTTGCAGGATGCGCTATTGCACTTATTGGTTGCGGTGGGGACAGTGGTACTGCTGCGACAGGTGACTCTTCGGGCTATTACTGCAAGGTCACTAGGGGTGCAAATTCCGTGAGCGTGGATAATTCCTATAAGGGAGCTTCGTATACTTCTACTGCGACGATTACTAGTGACACTCAGATTTCTTTCCATTCCATTTTCGGTTACCCGACTCAGGCTATGGCTGATGAAGCCTGTGCTGCGCAGAAGGATGAGGAATCTTATTGGCAGGATGGCAGCTATAAGGTTTCCTGCTCTGGAAGGAATGTGACCGTAGATGACTATAGCGAATATTTTTCAGTCGGTCCGGACACTTTGGAAGAAGTTGCTCTGGAATTCGAGGAAATGTGTCAGGAAGGCCAAGATCGCGTTGACCGCGGTGAAGTTGATTTTTAATCTGGCTCTGTAGGACGCATAAAAGAAGCCCCGTTCGAAGGAACGGGGCTCTTTTCGTAATAGCAGTTTCGGTTAATCCCAGTCGTCGAAGTCTTCCGGTTCGGAAGCGGCGGGCTTTGCTGCGGGAGCGGGTGCCGGAGGCGTTGCCGGAGCGGCTGCAGGAGCAGGTGCCGGAGCAGGAGCAGGTGCCGGAGCAGGAGCCGGGGCCGGAGCAGGAGCCGGGGCCGGAGCGGGTGCCGGGGCCGGTGCGGGAGCGGGTGCAGGTGCAGGAGCAGGTGCAGGAGCGGGTGCCGGCTTGGACGGAGCAGGAGCCGGTTCTTCTTCTTCGTCATCCTCCCATGCTTGGGAATTGGAATAAGAATCTTCTGTATCGGGGTTGGGGTTGCCGACCGTGTCGTTTTTGGTCTTGTCGACCCACCATGCGAAGTTCAGCGGAGACAGGGCCTGCTTACCGTAGTTCTGTGCGTCGGCGCTATTTGCGAAATAGCCTACGCGGATTCGGTAGTAGGTGCCTTCCAGTTCGCCCGGATTTTCGACTTCCACAATGTAAGCTTTCACGTTGTTTTCGGCTAGCTTCTTGACGATGTCATTTGCGACCTTCTTGGAAGCCTGGATGCTGACCTGGATAACGTAATCGCCGGAGGTCAGAGGTGCTGCACCTCCAATTGCAGGTGCTGCTGCCTTGGCGGGAGCTTCTTCTGTGGTTGCGGAAAGGGACTGGAGGGGAACCAGCTGGGGTTCATCGCCCTGGGCTGCCGGTGCAGAGGGGGCTTCTGCTGCAGGCTTTGCGGGGGCAACCTTGGCCGGAGCCTTTTCGGGGGCCTTGGGGGCTACTTTAGCCGGTTCCATCTGAGGAACCAGATCCTGTTCTTCATCGTTACAGCCGACCATCAGGGAACAGGCGAGAGTCACTACGCCTAAAGAAATAGCAGATAACC of the Fibrobacter sp. UWR4 genome contains:
- a CDS encoding SPOR domain-containing protein, with the translated sequence MKRLSAISLGVVTLACSLMVGCNDEEQDLVPQMEPAKVAPKAPEKAPAKVAPAKPAAEAPSAPAAQGDEPQLVPLQSLSATTEEAPAKAAAPAIGGAAPLTSGDYVIQVSIQASKKVANDIVKKLAENNVKAYIVEVENPGELEGTYYRIRVGYFANSADAQNYGKQALSPLNFAWWVDKTKNDTVGNPNPDTEDSYSNSQAWEDDEEEEPAPAPSKPAPAPAPAPAPAPAPAPAPAPAPAPAPAPAPAPAPAPAPAPAPAPAAAPATPPAPAPAAKPAASEPEDFDDWD